One stretch of Nocardia mangyaensis DNA includes these proteins:
- a CDS encoding AMP-binding protein, with amino-acid sequence MNGSQHTPAAPVRSSYASGTCDVPLLGDTIGDNFDRTVAAHPDREALVEVQTGRRWTYLQMREDVDVLALGLLESGVAKGERVGIWAPNMAEWTLLQYATAKIGAILVNINPSYRMHELEYVLEQAGISVLVSAREFKTSNYSGMIEQVRGNCSRLRSVVLIGTAEWDGLLEAGRRGDAARLAEAQAALSPDDPINIQYTSGTTGFPKGATLSHHNILNNGYFVGAICGYTPEDRVCIPVPFYHCFGMVMGNLACTSHGCTMVIPAPGFDPEATLEAVQRERCTSLYGVPTMFIAELNHRDFAAYDLSSLRTGIMAGSPCPVEVMKQVVSLMEMEQVTICYGMTETSPVSTQTRVDDSLELRVSTVGRVHPHLEIKLVDPVTGLTVPRGEAGEMCTRGYSVMLGYWNDAEKTGEVIDAARWMHTGDLAVMDDDGYVNITGRIKDMVIRGGENIYPREIEEFLYTHPDIVDAQVIGVPDVKYGEELCAWVKLRDGAEEVTAESLRAFATGKLARYKIPRYVLVVEDFPMTVTGKVRKVEMREKSVQALDLRDAAAVRNA; translated from the coding sequence ATGAATGGCAGCCAACACACCCCTGCAGCGCCGGTGCGGTCGTCCTACGCCTCCGGTACCTGCGATGTGCCATTGCTCGGAGACACCATCGGCGACAACTTCGACCGCACGGTCGCCGCGCACCCGGACCGGGAGGCCCTGGTCGAGGTCCAGACAGGTCGGCGGTGGACCTATCTACAGATGCGTGAGGACGTCGATGTTCTCGCTCTGGGACTGTTGGAATCCGGCGTCGCCAAGGGTGAGCGGGTCGGTATATGGGCTCCGAACATGGCCGAGTGGACGCTGCTGCAATACGCGACGGCGAAAATCGGTGCCATCCTGGTCAACATCAATCCAAGCTACCGAATGCACGAACTCGAATACGTGCTGGAGCAGGCCGGGATCTCGGTACTGGTGTCGGCGCGAGAGTTCAAGACCTCGAACTATTCCGGGATGATCGAACAGGTCCGCGGGAACTGTTCTCGATTGCGTTCGGTGGTGCTGATCGGGACGGCCGAGTGGGACGGATTGCTGGAAGCCGGTCGACGCGGGGACGCGGCCCGGCTGGCGGAGGCGCAGGCCGCGCTGTCACCGGACGACCCGATCAATATTCAGTACACCTCCGGGACGACAGGGTTCCCCAAGGGAGCGACTCTATCGCACCACAACATCCTCAATAACGGATACTTCGTCGGTGCCATCTGCGGTTACACCCCGGAGGACCGGGTGTGCATCCCGGTGCCGTTCTACCACTGCTTCGGCATGGTGATGGGCAACCTGGCCTGCACCTCCCACGGCTGCACAATGGTCATCCCGGCGCCGGGCTTCGACCCCGAGGCGACCCTCGAGGCGGTGCAGCGGGAGCGGTGCACCTCGTTGTACGGAGTGCCGACGATGTTCATCGCCGAGCTCAACCACCGCGACTTCGCGGCATACGACCTGTCGAGCCTGCGCACTGGGATCATGGCCGGGTCGCCGTGCCCGGTCGAGGTGATGAAGCAAGTCGTATCCCTTATGGAGATGGAGCAGGTCACCATCTGCTATGGCATGACCGAGACCAGCCCCGTTTCGACCCAGACGCGCGTAGACGACTCCCTCGAACTGCGTGTTTCGACCGTCGGGCGGGTACACCCGCACTTGGAGATCAAACTGGTCGACCCGGTGACCGGCCTGACCGTCCCGAGAGGTGAGGCGGGCGAAATGTGCACCCGCGGGTACTCGGTGATGCTGGGCTACTGGAACGACGCCGAGAAGACCGGCGAGGTGATCGACGCCGCGCGGTGGATGCACACCGGCGACCTCGCGGTCATGGACGACGACGGGTACGTCAACATCACCGGCCGGATCAAGGACATGGTTATCCGGGGCGGGGAGAACATCTATCCCCGCGAGATCGAGGAGTTCCTCTACACCCACCCCGACATCGTCGACGCCCAGGTCATCGGGGTACCGGACGTCAAGTACGGCGAGGAACTCTGCGCGTGGGTCAAGCTGCGTGACGGCGCCGAAGAGGTGACGGCGGAGAGTCTCCGAGCCTTCGCCACCGGGAAACTCGCGCGCTACAAGATCCCGCGCTACGTCCTGGTCGTCGAAGACTTCCCGATGACCGTGACCGGCAAGGTCCGCAAGGTCGAAATGCGGGAGAAGTCCGTCCAGGCCCTCGACCTTCGTGATGCCGCTGCGGTCAGGAACGCGTGA
- a CDS encoding acyl-CoA dehydrogenase family protein, whose product MTAEQTELRARVRAFAREVVGPRRLEAYENPPFLMEMSRLMGGEGFFRTMVPKALGGAEMGTMGGVLVVEELARECPAIAIAAMNQMLFPLNMVMNPVVMERWFEDAVAGRIFAAAAFTDPVGIANYTEHPEIAERDGDDYVLNGARYYVTQGTFADMLGVGGIFENNMHMFWIDTSQSGVKVTPMPKMGVGAPWGCIELTDVRVPAELVDDLSSLVKDRELANISGAGTASTHFITAMSLGIADGVWEKTEAFLRQRTVRERPLASMQALQHKLVRMKQNIEAGRSMLYDAAQLVDAGQGDSIMDHLVKPFVSEMAADVARECATLHGGRGYLHSAGIEVYVRDAMGCLIAECTSEMHYSTVASIMGLPGAEPGAF is encoded by the coding sequence TTGACCGCCGAGCAGACCGAGCTTCGCGCGAGGGTGAGGGCGTTCGCGCGTGAGGTTGTCGGACCCCGCCGGCTCGAGGCCTATGAGAACCCGCCGTTCTTGATGGAGATGAGTCGGTTGATGGGCGGGGAAGGGTTCTTCCGCACGATGGTGCCCAAGGCTCTGGGCGGGGCAGAGATGGGCACAATGGGAGGAGTTCTGGTTGTCGAGGAACTTGCCCGTGAGTGTCCAGCGATCGCCATCGCCGCGATGAACCAGATGCTTTTTCCCTTAAACATGGTCATGAACCCGGTGGTGATGGAGCGCTGGTTCGAGGACGCGGTCGCGGGGAGAATTTTCGCGGCAGCGGCATTCACTGATCCGGTCGGGATCGCCAACTACACCGAGCACCCCGAGATCGCCGAACGCGACGGCGACGACTACGTGCTCAACGGTGCGCGCTATTACGTAACACAGGGCACCTTCGCCGACATGCTCGGCGTCGGGGGCATTTTCGAGAACAACATGCACATGTTCTGGATCGACACCAGTCAGAGCGGGGTCAAAGTGACTCCGATGCCGAAGATGGGTGTGGGCGCACCATGGGGCTGTATCGAACTGACCGACGTCAGGGTGCCCGCTGAGCTCGTCGACGACCTGAGCTCCCTGGTCAAGGATCGGGAACTCGCCAATATTTCCGGTGCGGGCACGGCCTCGACGCACTTCATCACTGCGATGTCACTGGGGATTGCTGATGGCGTGTGGGAGAAGACCGAAGCGTTTCTGCGGCAGCGTACCGTCCGCGAGCGGCCGCTCGCATCGATGCAGGCGTTACAGCACAAGCTCGTCCGTATGAAGCAGAACATCGAGGCTGGCCGTTCGATGCTCTACGACGCGGCGCAGCTGGTTGATGCTGGTCAGGGTGACAGCATCATGGACCATCTTGTGAAGCCGTTTGTCTCCGAGATGGCGGCCGACGTGGCGCGTGAGTGCGCGACACTCCATGGCGGACGTGGCTACCTGCATTCGGCGGGAATCGAGGTGTATGTGCGTGATGCCATGGGTTGCTTGATCGCCGAGTGCACCTCCGAGATGCACTATTCCACAGTGGCGAGCATTATGGGGCTGCCGGGTGCTGAGCCGGGCGCGTTCTGA